In Rariglobus hedericola, the following proteins share a genomic window:
- a CDS encoding DUF4159 domain-containing protein: MNRKAFINTFALGGVSLLARPAFSQQASAASAIKTGSLLPWARVRFRARQADDKDWGVHPHGDLNLIDHLTTNTTLNIARKWNVADVASLEDLTAYPFIFMHGELPPVLTDTERANLREYLLRGGFLFAEDCVIGQGNLGQSRLNDFFFRHMAETELTRIVPEAKLVRLPNDHPVFHTVFDFRDGIPHMQGTPHGLHGLMLNGRIIALLSPSDIHCGWTNGDQWFGRGSALRAMQMGANIYAFAMTQT; the protein is encoded by the coding sequence ATGAACCGCAAAGCCTTCATCAACACCTTCGCACTCGGCGGCGTGTCGTTGCTCGCCCGTCCCGCGTTCAGCCAGCAAGCCTCCGCCGCATCCGCGATCAAGACCGGTTCGCTCCTCCCGTGGGCCCGCGTCCGTTTCCGTGCGCGCCAAGCCGATGACAAAGATTGGGGCGTCCACCCGCACGGCGATCTCAACCTGATCGACCACCTCACGACCAACACCACGCTCAACATCGCCCGCAAGTGGAACGTCGCCGACGTCGCCTCGCTCGAAGACCTCACGGCCTATCCGTTTATTTTCATGCACGGCGAACTCCCGCCCGTGCTCACCGACACCGAACGTGCCAACCTTCGCGAATACCTCCTGCGCGGCGGCTTCCTCTTCGCCGAGGACTGTGTGATCGGCCAGGGCAACCTCGGCCAGAGCCGTCTCAATGATTTCTTTTTCCGCCACATGGCCGAGACCGAACTCACCCGCATCGTTCCCGAGGCGAAACTCGTCCGCCTGCCCAACGATCACCCCGTCTTCCACACGGTCTTTGATTTCCGCGACGGTATCCCTCACATGCAAGGCACGCCGCACGGCCTGCACGGGCTCATGCTCAACGGACGCATCATCGCCCTGCTCAGCCCGAGCGACATCCACTGCGGCTGGACCAACGGCGACCAATGGTTCGGCCGCGGCTCCGCTCTCCGCGCCATGCAGATGGGCGCCAACATCTACGCCTTCGCGATGACGCAGACATGA